The stretch of DNA AAATCTCAACCATTGAACTATGAGCCAACTGTCTTAGCAGCCTGCACCACCAGCGGTTAGGAAAAAATACAATGAGTTGACACGACCACCATTGTCATCCATTTCTTGTTACGATGGATGTAGCTACGAATAGAAAGGTATAATCCTCATCGTttacatgtttttttccccttaGTAAAAGCCCATAGATATGTATGAAATGGTAAGgaaaaacattgtatttggtcaTATGTGGAAATGTGCCCGACTGCCTTTTAGAATGTTGTGTAACGTCAGTAGTCTATTCAAGGAAGCATCGTGCAAAATATATTGGCACACTCCACTTACCAAGACCATTGGCAAATAAGGCCCGCTGTCACCAGCTTTTATAGTAAGCCTTGCGGTGGTACCACCCAGCACATCTAGAAGGGAGTGTATTTCATACCGAACCCCTACCTTAAGATGACGTAGAGGCACCTTCTCAAGGTGCCTCTACATCACAAAATGTCAATGGTAGAGTTGAACCGCTAGGGGGAAAGAGCTAGATTTACTACTAAAAGACCAAAATATATCACTTTTGCAATTAATTGTCAAAACGAAGACCAGAACGCAGGTGTCTCACTATAATTTAGCCTTAAACATGGTTTTCCATCAAAAAAGGTTTTAATGAAAGTTACTCTTTAAAACACTTTCAGTTGTTATTGTTGCTTACTACCAAGTTACTACTCACCCCGTGCACAGTCTGACAACAGGATTATTTCACAAATGAGCAGGCAAATCCATAAATGCCCCATTCTTTCTGGATCGCAGGTTTCAACACTTCAAATCTGGGATAATGAGAAAACAAGACAATTCACAGTGAGGCGAGGTGCAACAACACATACTGGTTTTATCCACATCATCTCTAAACTACTGGATATGGTTTTACAACAACAATATTATCTCACAGACGTTTCTTTGGAAGTGGGATAGCCAAGGCATTGTGTAAATATAACAGAATTACAGTCTTGTAACTAGTGACATTAAAACAAGTTGTTAATCATTTAACTGGAAAATACACGACTTCTGTTCCCAACACTAGAAAATGTGTTTCTGGAAAAGCCATTTAGGCTTTTTATTTATGATCTTCATTCAAACGAGAAGCTCTTATTCTGTTCATATGACCCTCTGTTTCTGGATAGAGGAGTTATTATTTCTGCCATTGTGTACATCAAattgcaattagggttaagtgccttgctcaacagAGCTTTCACATAGTCGACTAGGGAGGTTGGGaactacctttcggttactgacccaactcgctaaccactaggctacattccGCTCTAGATCAGTGAGACATGGTGAATCAGTGGAATGACAACATTTTACACTCAAAAGTGGACAACAAATAATAGCTTTTATAAGGTAATATAGACTAACTATAATTTATGATGAACACAAACATTTTGATTTGTGCAATACAGCTGTGTACTGTCCTATTAGTAAAACATTAGTAATGTTGTAAAACATGTAAAACATTAGTAATAATCTGTAGTATCAATTAAAAGTCTACTTATGCATTTCTAAAACAAACATGCATTCTTCTAAAATCAGCTGCTTAAAAAGAATCACATTGTAACCAGGGCCAATAACCCATCTTAAAATAATACAAGTTAGTAAGTAGTGACTTACCTGAAATGTCCTGCAGCAATGATTTGTATTGAATCGGTTTCCCACTAACGGAAAGTCTATCATTCTTATTgcttttacatttgcatcaaaggTGATCTAAATCCAAATAATCAACAAATCAATATCCACTAAATGTTGAACTGCACGCACTGTCGCTCAAGTAGCTGTGGCTCAGTTATTGAAAAAAATGTGCCCTCCAATACAAAGAACACTATTGAACGTTAATATCAAACATGCGAGAGATCAAATCTAGTTCGTTTTTTGAATGACAGTCATCACATAACGCTCGTGTGAGACCACCTCACCGGACAGAACGCGTGCGtaaaaactaaataaataaaagtcctCTGCTCGCGGTAGTCTACAGTTAACTCCTACCCTTATGAATTTCGGAAGAGACGCTGTAGGCCtaatctgtttatttattttcgcAATTTTCATTTGCATCCAAATACCTTTTTGCAATAATTGAGCTAACAGACCTTGCCATCCAGTAATCGACCGCAGGCAAACAAACAGCCGAGGGAAAGGCGGTCCATCCAAGCTCGGAACTTTTGCCCAATCACAGTGTAGCCCTAGTCACAGCTACTCAACAAATGTTAAGAATTAACTCTTTCGTATTGGCCTACATTTAAGGCAGTTCTGCTGAAAACATGGACTACatcataataatacaaatatatatacaaatatatatatatatatgcatcataataattgtaaaaatatatatataggctAATATACATAATCACAAAATGTATAACAATAAAACATTAATGTAATAAATGCATTATAATGTAATTACAATGTAATGATAGTTAATATTCAATTGAATTTCTATTCCCACTATGTAATCAGACAGATTTATTAAAGATTGAAATGGTATGGTTTGGGTGTTAAAAATACACACTGGCCTAGCATTAGAAAAGAATAAATGTAATATGACAAAGTGTCATTTTATCAGACCCAGAAGCATTATCCTGGATTAAAACAAGCTCCATGTAAAATCTCCAATGAGAATGTACTCCTGGACTAGGTtaaatctgtgtccaggaaatcGGTCCCATGTGGTTCGTAATAAATTCATCAAGTAAAACACTGATGCACTGAGAAGGAACATTAAATCAACCCGCATAAAAAATAATTCATTTGATTTGTACGGTGCTTCTCACACCGAAGCCGCTGAAGAAAATAACAAATGTAGTACAAATAATAATGAAAACAATCCAAAACACAGACGATTGAAAGCAGACAACAAGCTATATACAGGTGTCGTCAGATCCAGTGGGCAGGAGAACTGAATTAACAGAGGTCTTTGAACACTTTTCTGAAGAGCTCTGTCTTTAGCTGTTCCTTAAATGAGGCCAGAGACTCTGCAGCCCTGACAGTGACTGGAAGTGcgttgaggaggatgaggaggatgaggagctGCACAACTGAAAGCTCTGTCACCCATAGTTTTTAGTCTGATGTTGGGATGCTGAAGGGAGATGGACCTGGAGGAGCGAAGGCTGCAGGATGGTAGGATGTCAGACAGGTACTTGGGTCAGAGTTGTGGATAGCTTGGTAGGTGTGAATCAGGATTTTAAAGTCAATGCATGAGCATATGGGGAGCCAGTGGATGTTGAACAGCACTGGAGTGATGTGCTCACGGAGGGAGGTGTAGGTGAGGACACGTGCAGCACAGTTCTGGATATATTGTAGCCTGTTTAGACACATGGCATACGCACCAACAAACAGAGCTATTCAATAGTCCAGGCAGAGCAAGATACAGGCATGAAAGAGTCGTTCAGCTGCAGGTTGTGACAGCATAGGTTGTAACCTGGCAATGTTCCGTAGATGGAAAAATTCACGTTTGGTCACACCTTTGATGTACGCCTCAAACGAGAGCGGACTGTCAAATATCGCCCCCAGGTTGAGAACCTCACTGGAGGAGAGGACCTTGTCACCAATATATCAATTATCACTGATCCTACTTGAATGAAGGGACTTGTAGTCAAAACCATGTTTGCTTCTTTGCTCTCAAACTTTAAAGCACAGGAAACAAGGGGATTGTTACACAGACAAAGTTCAATAGTTGCCCTCAAGTAAACGTTGAATCCATTGACATAGAACAGCTGCTATATTATcaatatatatgataataaacTGTATATTGTATAGCCCTCATGCTTACAGTGCACTTGGAAAATAATCCGATTTTTCccacatattgttacgttacagccttagtcTAAATTGATCtaaattgacccccccccccccatcaatctacacacaacaccccataatgtgcaactgagcaagaggacaagtacattcgtttttgctctgacatgcactgtcaactgtgggatcttacatAGAAAGGCGTGTGCTTTTTCcaatcatgtccattcaattgaatttaccacaggtggactccaatcaagttgtagaaacatctgaaggatgatcaataaaaacaggatgcacctgagctcaatttagagtctcatagcaaagggtctcaatacttatgtaaatgaggtatttatgttttttatttacaaaaatgtcaaaaaacctgttttcacattgtcattatggggtattgtgtgtagatagatgtgAACCTTTGTTATTTAGTCcaaaataaaaatctgaaatatcacatttaagtattcagacactttactcagtactttgttgaagtaccttcggcagcgattacagcctcgagtcttcttgggtatgacgctacaagcttggcacacctatatttggggagtttctcccattcttctctgcagatcatctcaagctctgtcaggatggatatGGAGCATTGCTGCTCAGAGATaattgatcgggttcaagtccgggactggctgggccactcaaggaacttcagagacttgtcccgaagccactcctgcattgtcttggctgtctgcttaggatcgttgtcctattggaaggtgaaccttctccccagtcggaggtcctgagcactctggagcaggttttcatcaaggatctctgtactttgctccgttcatctttccctcaaaccagactagtctcccagtccctgccgctgtaaaacgtccccacagcatgctgccgccaccaccatgcttcactgtagggatggggccaggtttcctctagacgtgacacttggcattcaggccaaagagttcaatcatcagaacagagaatgttgtttctcgtggtctgaatGTCttcagatgccttttggcaaactacaagtgggctgtcatgtgccttttaccgagaagcggcttccgtctggccactctaccataaaggcttgagtgctgcagagatggttgtccttctggaaggttctcccatctccacagaggaactctagtgcTCTGTCAGAAAGACCATTTTGTTCTTGGCCAAATCCCTtcccccctgattgctcagttcggctgggcagccagctctaggaagagtattggtggttccaaacttcttccatttaagaatgatggaggccactgtgttcttagggaccttcagtgctgcagacattttttggtacccttccccagatctgtacctcgacacaatactgtctcggAGTTCCACAgagaattccttcgacctcatggctttggtTTTATTTTGAgacgcactgtcaactgtgaaacCTTATATAGGAGGGGtcagacccctcctgtctcagcctccagtatttatgctgcagtagtttgtgtcggggggctagggtcagtttgttatatctggagtacttctcctgtcctattcggtgtcctgtgtgaatctaagtgtgcgttctctaattctctccttctctctttctttctctctctcagaggacctgagccctaggaccatgccccaggactacctgacatgatgactccttgctgtcctcagtccacctggccgtgctgctgctccagtttcaactgttctgccttattattattcgaccatactggtcatttatgaacatttgaacatcttgtccatgttctgttataatctccacccggcacagccagaagaggactggccaccccacaaatgctctctctaattttctctttctttctctctctctgaggacctgagccctaggactacctgacatgatgactcgttgctgtccccagtccacctgaccgtgctgctgctccagtttcaactgttctgccttattattattcgaccatgctggtcatttatgaacatttgaacatcttggccatgttctgttataatctccacccggcacagccagaagaggactggccaccccacatagcctggttcctctctaggtttcttcctaggttttggcctttctagggagtttttcctagccatcgtgcttctacacctgcattgcttgctgtttggggttttaggctgggtttctgtatagcactttgagatatcagctgatgtacaaagggctatataaataaatttgatttgatttgatatagacaggtgtgtgcctttccaaatcatgtccattcaattggATTTGCCACAGGTCGACtccatcaagttgtagaaacatcccaaggatgatcaatggaaacaggatgcacctgagctcaattttgagtctcatagcaacgggtctgaatacttatgtaaataaggcatttctgttttttaatgaatacatttgccaaaatttctagaaacctgttttcacgttgtcattatggggtattgtgtgtagattaatttacattttttatttcatccattttagaatgaggcagtaacgtaacaaaagtttgaaaaagtcaagggggtctaaatactttccgaatgccctgtatatatattttttttaaatcctgatAAATAAAATGGGTAAATATTCAATGATATTATGCTATTTATATGCTTTAATTACATAAACAAGGAAATGTCTTAATGACCTTGGTAGGCTGCTATTGTGTTCATCCTATGGATTCTTGGACAACTGAGAGCATGTGCAAAAAGATAGTGACTCTTAGTGGAGATTTGAGGGAATGCATGCCACAAATGAGTCAGCCAAAAGTAGCTGGTAGTACAACATATTTAAATATGAATATAaattaccattcaaaagtttggggtcacttacacatttccttgtttttgaaagaaaagcacattttttgtccattaaaacaacataaaattgatcagaaatacagtgtagacattgttaatgttgtaaatgactattgtagctggaatgggcagattttttaaatggaatatctacacacacaggcccattatcagcaaccatcactcctatgttccaatggaacgttgtgttagctaatccaagtgtataattttaaaaggctaattgatcatcaaGAAGTCGTGTCtccacaatcctgtcttggagatctacagacaattccttcgacctcatggcttggtttttgctctgacgtgcactgtcaaatgtgagaccatatagacaggtgtgcctttccaaatcatgtccaatcaattgaatctaccacaggtggaccccaatcaagttgtagaaacatcaaggatgatcaatggaaacaggatgcacctgagctaaattgattctcatagcaaagggtctgaatacttgggtaaataaggtattttattttttacaattagaAAAAATGTTGGATTACTTATTTTCACATCATCATTATGATTATCATTAATAAGGCTGTCACataaaaagtggaaaaagtcaagggtctgaatactttccttaggcactgtatatatatacacagtactaGTCATTTGGACACctgattcaagggtttttctttttactattttctacattgtagaataatagtgaagacctcaaaactatgaaataacacatatggaatcacattgtaaccaaaaaaagggttaaacaaatcaaaatacattttatatttgagattcttccaagtagccactctttgccttgatgacagctttgcacactcttggcattctctcatcaaGCTTCGTGAGGTAGCCACCaggaatgcatttgaattaacaggtgtgccttggcaAAAGTTGATTTGCGGAATTGATTTCCATCTTAAcgtgtttgaaccaatcagttatgttgtgacatggtaggggtggtatacagaagatggtattttaccaaatagggctaaattcatattatggcaagaacagctcaaataagcttagagaaatgacagtccaccattacttttatacatgaaggtcagtcaatacagaacatttccagaactttaaaagtttcttcaagtgcagtcgcaaaaaccatcaagcggtatggtgaaactggctctcatgaggtcaccacaggaaaggaagacccagagttacctctgctgcagaggataagttcattagagttactagtctcagaaattgcagcccaaataaatgctccagagttcaagtaacagacacatcctaacattaactgttcagaagagactgcgtgaatcaggccttcatggtcaaattgctgcaaagaaaccactaccaaaggacaccaatacgaagagacttgcttgggccaagaaatacatgcaatggacattagaccgtggaaatctgaggagtccaaatttgagatttttggttctaaccagtgtctttgtgagacgcagagtaggtgaacagatgaactccgcatgtgtggttcccacagtgaagtatggtggtggtgcgatggtgctttgctggtgagtctgatttattcagaattcaaggcacacttaacaagcatgtCTATCACAGTATTATACCAAGGAGTGatgagtgctgcgtcagatgacttggcctccacaatcaccagacctcaacccaattgagatggtttgggatgagttggatcagtgtgaaggaaaagcagccaagtgctcagcatgtgggaactccttcaagactgctggaaaagcattccaggtgaagctggttgaaagaacgcaaagctgtcataaaggcaaagggtggctactttgaagaatataaaatatatattatgattggtttaacactttcAGTTTCTACATGATGCcatgagttatttcatagttttgatgtcttccctattattctacaatgtagaaaatagtacaaataaagaaacccttgaatgagtaggtacatccaaacttttgacaggaaTTGTAGATCTCTCAGGTTAGCATGAGTGCTCAACAATGCACTCTCCTACCTCGGGGTCTCTTCTCAGTTTCTGTCACAAAGATACCTGAAACAATACTTTCAATCaacatttttattgaaccttaaaTTAACTTATCCTTTATCTATctctatccacacacacaaaattaTTTACAATGGTTATGACCAAATTCAAGCAACACCCACCATTCAGACAGCCACCTACTCAGCAGCAATAATCAGATGCTTCTACTGGAGTTAGAGTTGGGTCTCCTGTGGCAACATGTAACTTTTTGACCAACCAGACCAAATTCGCATAGAAATTTGGGTTATAGATCTATTCTACTTTAAAGCAAGTCTAATACCGCTTTTATCTGTTCTATTTCTATGTTCTATTTGAGTCTTACGTTCAGTTTTGTACACAAGCTTAAAAAAGCTgaaacaatatttttggttatggaaaatatatttcaatgtttagatgtacaatgattctctacactatactagcttATTTTGTCATATAAACTGACATTAGGCTAACTATTAGAGTTTTAGCATATAGGAAATGGTGGCGCGATTTCTGCATAGAGCAACTTAAGTGCCATTCACATGTGCTATTGCCATCGACACAACATGTGACTTCTtaagataaaaataaaaagaccaagttgctaaattaaaataaaattctAAAATGTGGCATTTCATTAAAACAGTATCTGATCAAAAGGTAATATAGCTTCTGAGCTTAGTTTTTTCTTGGTTGTGGTCACTGGTGATGCAGATCCACAACGATCTGATTACTGTGAAATTAATGACCAGCAGTACGAGAATCGGTGGAATACGTTTCTTTTTCTTCAAATGTAGGTGAATGTCTGCTGGCATGAGAGTCATTGTAGAAGAAACATCGGttgaatgtgtatgtaaacaAAAAGGTATGCTTGTCCAGTAGGGGGCAGTGAAAGTCAGGTATGATTCAAAGTGTTGCAGGTTTGGAGGGTGAAACCAGTGGGTGGATGAGTCATGGGTGTTTGGCATCAGATGTATATGGGGTGGTATTGCCTGTGGGTCAGTTTCTTTCTGCAGGTTGGGCAAGTGTGGGATCTCGACAGTGAGTCGCGGAGGCACTGACTGCAGAAAAGGTGACCACATTTTGTGGAGACCACTAGTCTGCCACTTTCAATGATCTAAAGGAAGAGGAAAACAGAATCTTAGTTGAAGAGACAACTTCACATTCTGGTAGCTACACAGCAATTACAGAAACAGTTTGGCATAgtcaccttcacacacacaatgATGTATGCTTCTCTTACCTCAGCATAGGAGTCCATACACACTGGGCAGCTGACTGTACCTGGCGTAGACCTGTGGAGAACACCAGACCATCAGGATCTACCGCAACCCAAGGTCATGATTTCAGTGGTCACATGCCAATATTATGATTGGATAAATGGATGAATGAGATTGATGCTTTTATGTGCCTTAACACAAATATTCtagtaaaattattattattttttttacaattttatatGTCATCTGATAAGATTATCATGTCAGAGAGGTTGTTAGTACCTGGCTCTACTGCTGGCCTGTAGAGAAGATAGAAGGTCAGCACTGAGGCTCCCATTGGTATCCCCCTCCTCATCACTGCTCAGCACGTAACTCTCACCGCCAAGTCCACGTCTGCCCTGAAGCCctgatatatgccatttagcagataaACATGCATTTTTCTAACATAGTTTGTCTGATGTAGTGATGCATGATTACTTGAGGGTCAAAACATAGTTAATCTTAATCTCTGTGATTGAGGAAAACAATGAATTACCTTCATCGACAACCTGGTTTCCCCATTCGCAAtcatgcagtggtggaaaagaAGAGAATAGAAACATAAAATGTCAACATTTCAGTCTTTAAACAGTGACAAACACTTATTGTTATCAATACAATTAAAACAGCTAATGCATACATCATTATTTGCATAGAGAGAGCTCCCAAACTCACCACCACAGAATCATTGTTGGTCAAGTCAACCACAGTTGACTCAGAACCTTCACATGTCAAGTCCACCACCTCCTCACCTGCACAGCCAAAAGAAGGGTTTGAAACCTATCCATAATCAACCAGAGAGAAAGGCATAAAGCCATTGGTACTCACTGCTAGTCCTACTGCTCTCCAGCACAGCAATGGTCTCAGCAGCGGCTGCTGCACGAAGTGGCATAGTGGTGGTGACTCTGCTACTCTTGGCTGTGCGTCTGGAACTTGAGGGGGCTCCagtccttctcttcctctgtgtctGTGACAAAGTACTGCTTTTTAGTAACCAGACCCCTTTGCTTAAGTGAAAATGAAACTGAAGGTTTTGGAGGGTTATCATGTGGCAGGAATGTGGGCCTACAACAAACACTACACATTGCCTGCTACCGTAGGCTGAATGCTAGATCAGCCATTTACATGttaaaaatgttatgggatgcatttccTCCGTCGTTTGACgttaggccactctggtaggcctacattatgatcaaatagcctcagtgggtacagcctcagtgttcacagtaaacgtacACTGGAAGTTGCAAGGAATTTTCACATCGTTGCGCTCAGCAGAACTGACATTTTCTCTGTGTCAAAAAAAAAACGAGGGATGTAAAGGTGAGAACTTACTGTACTGCTCATGTTGTGATGGGAAAGGT from Oncorhynchus kisutch isolate 150728-3 linkage group LG15, Okis_V2, whole genome shotgun sequence encodes:
- the LOC109905029 gene encoding E3 ubiquitin-protein ligase RNF4-like, whose protein sequence is MSSTTQRKRRTGAPSSSRRTAKSSRVTTTMPLRAAAAAETIAVLESSRTSSEEVVDLTCEGSESTVVDLTNNDSVVVVDEGLQGRRGLGGESYVLSSDEEGDTNGSLSADLLSSLQASSRARSTPGTVSCPVCMDSYAEIIESGRLVVSTKCGHLFCSQCLRDSLSRSHTCPTCRKKLTHRQYHPIYI